One Pectobacterium carotovorum DNA segment encodes these proteins:
- the glpX gene encoding class II fructose-bisphosphatase: MKRELAIEFSRVTEAAALAGYKWLGRGDKNAADNAAVQAMRIMLNQVNINGQIVIGEGEIDEAPMLFIGEQVGTGKGDAVDIAVDPIEGTRMTAMGQANALAVLAVGEKGAFLHAPDMYMEKLIVGPEAKGSIDLNLPLADNLRNIALKLGKPLSQLTVTTLAKPRHDACIAEMQQLGVKVFAIPDGDVAASILTCMPDSEVDVLYGIGGAPEGVISAAVIRALDGDMQGRLLARHQVKGDSAENRRIGEDELARCRQMGIEAGGVLKLDDMARNDNVIFSATGITKGDLLDGIARKGNMATTETLLIRGKSRTIRRIKSTHYLDRKDRTLHEFLL, encoded by the coding sequence ATGAAACGTGAATTAGCCATTGAGTTCTCGCGCGTCACCGAAGCAGCCGCGCTGGCAGGCTATAAGTGGTTAGGTCGTGGCGACAAGAATGCCGCCGACAATGCCGCCGTACAGGCGATGCGCATCATGCTGAATCAGGTCAATATCAACGGTCAGATTGTCATCGGCGAAGGGGAAATCGACGAAGCGCCCATGCTGTTCATCGGTGAGCAGGTCGGCACTGGTAAGGGTGATGCCGTAGACATCGCCGTCGATCCGATTGAAGGCACGCGGATGACGGCAATGGGTCAGGCGAATGCGCTAGCCGTGCTGGCCGTTGGCGAAAAAGGAGCGTTTTTGCACGCACCAGACATGTACATGGAAAAGCTGATCGTCGGGCCCGAGGCGAAGGGGTCGATTGACCTCAATCTGCCGCTGGCGGACAACCTGCGCAATATCGCGCTGAAGCTGGGCAAACCGCTCAGCCAGTTAACCGTGACTACACTGGCTAAACCGCGCCACGATGCCTGCATCGCGGAAATGCAGCAGTTGGGCGTGAAAGTGTTCGCCATTCCAGACGGCGACGTGGCCGCATCCATTCTTACCTGCATGCCAGACAGCGAAGTTGACGTGCTATACGGCATCGGTGGCGCACCAGAAGGTGTGATTTCAGCAGCCGTGATTCGCGCGCTTGATGGCGACATGCAAGGGCGTTTGCTGGCACGTCATCAGGTTAAAGGCGATAGCGCTGAAAACCGCCGTATCGGTGAAGATGAGCTGGCACGCTGCCGACAAATGGGCATCGAAGCCGGCGGCGTTCTCAAGCTTGATGACATGGCGCGTAACGATAACGTGATTTTCTCCGCGACCGGCATCACCAAGGGTGATTTACTGGACGGGATCGCGCGTAAAGGCAACATGGCCACCACGGAAACGCTGCTGATCCGCGGCAAATCCCGCACGATCCGCCGAATTAAATCGACACACTATCTGGATCGCAAGGATCGCACGCTGCACGAATTTTTGCTGTAG
- the fpr gene encoding ferredoxin--NADP(+) reductase — MAEWVTGKVVQVENWTESLFSIRVHAPADAFTAGQYGKLALEIEGEKVQRAYSYVNAPSDPTLEFYLVTVPEGKLSPHLHALQPGSEVMIVKEAAGFFVLEEVPDCETLWMLATGTGIGPYLSILQEGKDLERFKNIVLVHAARFSHDLSYLPLMQQLQQRYHGKLRIQTVVSRQEETGSLTGRIPQLISNGSLEAAVGLPMDAATSHVMLCGNPQMVRDTQLLLKEERQMTKHLRRRPGHMTAENYW; from the coding sequence ATGGCTGAATGGGTGACAGGCAAAGTAGTTCAGGTGGAAAACTGGACAGAAAGTCTGTTTAGCATTCGGGTTCATGCGCCCGCCGATGCGTTCACTGCCGGGCAGTATGGCAAACTGGCGCTGGAGATTGAGGGTGAGAAAGTGCAGCGCGCTTATTCCTACGTAAATGCGCCCAGCGATCCCACGCTTGAGTTCTATCTGGTCACCGTACCGGAAGGCAAACTCAGCCCCCATCTGCATGCGCTGCAGCCCGGCTCAGAAGTCATGATCGTCAAAGAAGCTGCCGGCTTTTTCGTGCTGGAAGAGGTTCCTGATTGTGAAACGCTGTGGATGCTGGCAACAGGGACGGGCATTGGCCCTTATCTGTCAATCCTTCAGGAAGGTAAGGATCTGGAGCGCTTTAAGAATATCGTGCTGGTTCACGCCGCTCGATTCTCACACGATCTGAGCTACCTGCCGCTGATGCAGCAATTACAGCAGCGCTACCACGGCAAGCTGCGTATTCAAACGGTAGTCAGCCGGCAAGAGGAAACAGGCTCGCTGACAGGCCGCATTCCTCAGCTTATCAGCAACGGTTCGCTGGAAGCTGCCGTGGGCTTGCCGATGGATGCGGCAACCAGCCACGTCATGCTGTGCGGCAACCCACAAATGGTGCGCGACACCCAGCTGTTGCTGAAAGAAGAACGGCAAATGACCAAGCACCTGCGCCGCAGACCTGGTCATATGACTGCCGAAAACTATTGGTAA